In the Helicobacter typhlonius genome, one interval contains:
- the lpxD gene encoding UDP-3-O-(3-hydroxymyristoyl)glucosamine N-acyltransferase, giving the protein MLLSTAISHAFKDYIALQNAITHDFELSGIAPLESATPTQVSYIDQDKYIVSLADSKAGAVLIRASLADKVPSHIQPLIVENPHLAFALLSQLFSQDGFSLTHREPRATNAQIGENVVIGENVSIGENCIIYPNVVIGENVSIGENCIIYPNVVIYRDTLIGNRVRIHAGSVIGCDGFGYAHTNDGKHIKIEHNGRVVIEDDVEIGANNTIDRAVFGETLIKKGAKIDNLVQIGHNCIVGEHSILVSQVGLAGSTTTGRNVVMGGQAGTGGHIHIGDFVQVAGRGAVGKNLPPKTKWGGHPLMELDEWMKFFVSLRRMVKNKNQKTDSKQKE; this is encoded by the coding sequence ATGCTACTCTCCACCGCCATTTCTCACGCTTTTAAAGACTATATCGCCCTGCAAAATGCCATTACACACGACTTCGAGCTAAGCGGTATCGCCCCTTTAGAATCCGCCACCCCCACGCAAGTAAGCTATATAGACCAAGACAAATACATTGTGTCTCTTGCAGATTCTAAAGCCGGAGCAGTGCTTATCCGCGCAAGTCTAGCCGACAAAGTCCCTTCTCACATACAACCCCTTATTGTTGAGAATCCTCATCTTGCTTTTGCCCTACTCTCACAGCTTTTTAGCCAAGATGGCTTCTCGCTCACTCACCGCGAGCCACGCGCTACAAACGCACAAATAGGCGAGAATGTCGTTATAGGCGAGAATGTCAGCATTGGGGAGAATTGCATCATCTATCCAAATGTTGTTATAGGCGAGAATGTCAGCATTGGGGAGAATTGTATCATCTATCCAAATGTCGTTATCTATCGCGATACACTCATTGGCAATCGTGTGCGAATCCACGCCGGAAGTGTGATAGGCTGCGATGGCTTTGGCTACGCACATACAAATGATGGCAAACATATCAAAATCGAACATAACGGGCGCGTTGTGATAGAAGATGATGTGGAAATTGGGGCAAACAACACGATTGATAGGGCGGTTTTTGGCGAGACACTTATCAAAAAAGGTGCAAAAATCGATAATCTCGTGCAAATCGGGCATAACTGCATAGTTGGCGAACATAGCATTCTTGTATCGCAAGTAGGATTGGCTGGTTCTACAACCACAGGTAGAAATGTCGTTATGGGTGGGCAGGCAGGCACAGGAGGGCATATACATATCGGCGACTTCGTGCAGGTGGCTGGTAGAGGCGCAGTAGGTAAGAATCTTCCTCCCAAAACCAAATGGGGCGGACATCCGCTTATGGAGCTTGATGAGTGGATGAAGTTTTTTGTCTCTCTGCGCAGAATGGTAAAAAACAAAAATCAAAAGACAGATTCAAAACAAAAAGAATAA
- a CDS encoding methylated-DNA--[protein]-cysteine S-methyltransferase: protein MYFAAKNPPFTPPLLLQGSDFRKNVWKILLKIPFGETKTYKEITEQIARQRGISKMSAQAVGNAGHNPISLIIPCHPSDRKR from the coding sequence ATGTATTTTGCTGCGAAGAATCCGCCCTTTACCCCGCCTTTATTACTGCAAGGCAGCGATTTCCGCAAAAATGTGTGGAAAATTTTGCTTAAGATTCCCTTTGGAGAGACAAAGACTTACAAAGAGATTACAGAGCAAATCGCACGCCAAAGGGGCATTTCTAAGATGTCGGCACAAGCTGTTGGCAATGCAGGGCATAATCCTATCTCCCTCATTATTCCTTGCCACCCAAGTGATAGGAAGCGATAA
- a CDS encoding ArsB/NhaD family transporter has translation MMIFFLFALTMFFIYWRPFNLPLWVFSTLGALAAFVLGLVSVEDMLRVWAMVEESTLTLVGLILLTLALEKIGFFTYLSSLIIGILAQKEPKKEQMQNALNHLNTQIQNESAQILNASHINTQNLTSQNKAQILQNLNPHIHSHTTNTPKILKVSTAKFYIFLILFSTFLSAFFANDGAILILTPLVLALFSASHLYQGEHSLNCASFFTPLIFFLLLVSFVSDFASNIFVISNLTNIITAQFFGLESTHFTWLMLLPQIFVIMGALSFWFVLKRFLPKMLHFAPTKSTFSCGSILFCFSLLLVLLFGIFYAHKLHLPLYFFTFICAFLAIVYGKILRKMQFFASLKDAPFGIVFFSLGLFIVVYGLKNGGILSFLTEALPLFASFSKQVQILCLGFASSIGSSVMNNLPMVMLGNLALADLRMQLETFNALIFAHLLGCNIGAKLTPIGSLATLLWLSRLKAYGIQLGFLRYMVAAFLITLPLLLLGLCGLICWEYFA, from the coding sequence ATGATGATATTTTTCCTCTTTGCCCTCACTATGTTTTTTATCTATTGGCGTCCTTTTAATTTGCCCTTGTGGGTCTTTAGCACACTTGGGGCATTGGCTGCTTTTGTGCTAGGGCTTGTGAGTGTAGAAGATATGTTGCGTGTGTGGGCAATGGTAGAGGAGAGCACACTCACACTCGTGGGGCTTATTTTACTCACTCTTGCGCTTGAAAAAATTGGCTTTTTCACCTATCTTTCCTCGCTCATTATAGGAATCTTGGCACAAAAAGAACCTAAAAAAGAGCAAATGCAAAATGCGCTCAATCATCTCAATACACAAATACAAAATGAAAGTGCGCAGATTCTTAATGCCTCACATATAAACACGCAAAATCTCACCTCGCAAAACAAAGCACAAATTTTGCAGAATCTAAATCCGCACATTCATTCACACACCACAAATACACCAAAGATTCTCAAAGTCTCTACTGCAAAATTCTATATTTTTCTCATTCTTTTTAGCACATTTTTAAGTGCATTTTTTGCCAACGATGGCGCAATTCTTATTTTAACACCCTTAGTTCTCGCGCTTTTTTCTGCCTCGCATTTGTATCAAGGCGAGCATTCTTTGAATTGTGCCTCATTTTTTACACCGCTTATTTTCTTTTTGCTCCTTGTGAGTTTTGTGAGCGATTTTGCCTCTAATATTTTTGTTATCTCCAATCTCACAAACATCATCACAGCGCAATTTTTTGGCTTAGAATCTACGCACTTTACTTGGCTTATGCTTTTACCCCAAATATTTGTGATAATGGGGGCTTTGTCGTTTTGGTTTGTGCTTAAAAGATTCTTGCCTAAAATGCTTCATTTTGCGCCCACCAAAAGCACATTTTCGTGCGGCAGCATACTTTTTTGTTTTAGTCTCTTATTGGTGCTTTTGTTTGGTATTTTTTACGCACATAAACTTCATTTGCCCCTTTATTTCTTTACATTTATTTGTGCTTTTTTAGCTATTGTTTATGGAAAAATCTTAAGAAAAATGCAGTTTTTTGCAAGTCTCAAAGACGCTCCATTTGGCATCGTGTTTTTCTCGCTTGGGCTTTTTATCGTTGTGTATGGGCTCAAAAATGGCGGAATCTTAAGCTTTCTCACAGAAGCCCTCCCTCTTTTTGCCTCTTTTTCTAAGCAGGTGCAGATTCTATGTTTGGGGTTTGCAAGTAGCATAGGTAGTAGTGTGATGAATAATTTGCCTATGGTAATGCTCGGCAATCTTGCCCTTGCTGATTTGAGGATGCAATTAGAAACTTTTAACGCCCTTATTTTTGCACATTTGCTCGGTTGCAATATCGGCGCAAAGCTCACGCCCATTGGCTCACTTGCCACACTTTTATGGCTCTCTCGATTAAAAGCGTATGGAATCCAACTAGGTTTCTTGCGCTATATGGTGGCGGCATTTCTCATCACTTTGCCCCTTTTGCTTTTGGGGCTTTGTGGCTTGATTTGTTGGGAGTATTTCGCATAA
- the rsmH gene encoding 16S rRNA (cytosine(1402)-N(4))-methyltransferase RsmH, whose product MFKHFSVLKDELVSGLQWQGGVLFDCTLGYGGHSLAFLESSQQTEVYAFDRDSSAIALAQERLQIYASSIHFHHCTFSSALDSVNRAVLPLCRGIIADIGVSSMQLDDEHRGFSFNAQSLDMRMDMESELSAQKVLNSYSPTHLEEIFRIYGEVRQSKKLTHLIVEARGKKPFSSCAELSALIEGYFPRIGGLHPATLAFQALRIEVNDELNELHSLLSSIESAARAGEIQNCKVGIISFHSLEDRIIKQYFKQWGKSCICPSENYKCECGNNHALGEILTKKPIIPSQQEIAQNRRSRSAKLRIFAIK is encoded by the coding sequence ATGTTTAAGCATTTTTCAGTCTTAAAAGATGAATTAGTAAGTGGGCTGCAGTGGCAAGGCGGTGTGCTATTTGACTGCACTTTGGGCTATGGCGGACATAGTCTTGCTTTTTTAGAATCTTCCCAGCAAACAGAAGTATATGCTTTTGATAGAGATAGCTCTGCTATTGCCCTAGCACAAGAGAGATTGCAGATATATGCTTCAAGCATACATTTCCATCACTGCACTTTTTCTTCCGCGCTAGATTCTGTAAATAGGGCGGTTTTGCCTCTGTGTAGGGGGATTATTGCGGATATTGGCGTAAGTTCTATGCAGCTTGATGATGAGCATCGAGGCTTTAGCTTCAACGCGCAGTCTTTAGATATGCGTATGGATATGGAGAGTGAGCTTAGCGCGCAAAAGGTTCTAAATTCCTACTCCCCAACGCATTTAGAGGAGATTTTTAGAATCTATGGTGAAGTGCGCCAGAGCAAAAAGCTTACACATCTTATCGTAGAAGCGAGGGGTAAAAAGCCCTTTAGCTCTTGTGCGGAGCTAAGTGCGCTCATTGAGGGGTATTTTCCACGCATAGGTGGGCTGCACCCGGCGACCTTAGCCTTTCAGGCATTGCGTATTGAAGTTAATGATGAGCTAAATGAGCTACATTCCTTGCTTTCAAGTATAGAATCTGCTGCGCGAGCAGGGGAGATTCAAAACTGCAAGGTAGGCATTATCTCCTTTCATTCGCTAGAAGATAGAATCATTAAACAATATTTTAAGCAATGGGGCAAATCCTGTATCTGCCCGAGCGAAAATTATAAATGCGAATGTGGGAATAATCACGCGTTAGGGGAGATTCTTACCAAAAAGCCAATAATCCCCTCACAGCAAGAAATCGCGCAAAATAGGCGTTCGCGTAGTGCGAAATTACGCATTTTTGCGATAAAATAG
- a CDS encoding lysophospholipid acyltransferase family protein codes for MLTREQKRRIMGVVAPPLIYGFLRFLYFFTRHRFHLNEYSKTHNFIGAFWHGELLMLPFLYNHFQTQVSKERDKGFYILQSDHFDAQLMVDVCTMFGLKNLRGSTSKDGLKALIESFKLLREGYDVSLSPDGPKGPYHSISNGVVAMSQKTGKPIIPLRVVYSRYWEFKSWDKFRIPKPFSRIDYYMLDEFVINKDMNLDEAKELVRKALEKEL; via the coding sequence ATGCTAACTAGAGAGCAAAAACGGCGCATTATGGGGGTGGTAGCTCCTCCGCTTATTTACGGCTTTTTGCGTTTTTTGTATTTCTTTACTCGCCATAGATTTCACCTCAACGAATACAGCAAAACGCATAATTTCATCGGTGCATTTTGGCACGGCGAACTCCTAATGCTGCCCTTTTTGTATAATCATTTTCAAACACAAGTAAGCAAGGAGCGCGATAAGGGTTTTTATATACTCCAATCCGATCATTTTGACGCTCAATTAATGGTTGATGTATGTACGATGTTTGGGCTAAAGAATCTGCGTGGCTCCACCTCTAAGGACGGTTTGAAGGCATTAATAGAATCTTTTAAGCTTTTAAGGGAGGGCTATGATGTCTCGCTTTCCCCCGATGGTCCAAAAGGACCTTATCACTCTATAAGTAATGGCGTGGTGGCGATGAGTCAAAAAACAGGGAAGCCCATCATACCTCTGCGCGTCGTATATAGCCGATATTGGGAATTTAAAAGCTGGGATAAATTCCGCATTCCTAAGCCATTTTCGCGCATAGATTATTATATGCTTGATGAATTTGTCATTAACAAAGATATGAATCTTGATGAAGCAAAAGAGCTAGTGCGCAAAGCTTTAGAAAAGGAACTCTAA
- the miaB gene encoding tRNA (N6-isopentenyl adenosine(37)-C2)-methylthiotransferase MiaB, translating to MKLFIQTLGCAMNERDSAHMIAELEQKLDYTLTQDSKEADLILINTCSVREKPEKKLFSEIGAFAKTKKKGAKIGICGCTASHLGEEIIKKAPSVDFVLGARNVSKITQVLDTPKAVEVDIDYDDSAYVFASPQNMGIKAQLNISIGCDKKCSYCIVPFTRGKEVSIPTHLLMQEAQKLVQNGTKELLLLGQNVNHYGVRFSTPHPKTNFTQLLRNLGEIEGLYRIRFTSPHPLHMDDEFLEEFASNPKIAKGIHIPLQSGSSEILKMMKRGYDKQWYLNRIAKLKSLLPNVGIGTDIIVGFPTESEQDFEDTLDVLRIVEFDTLYSFVYSPRPNTSAYEYDKSLLVPQEVAKERLARLQNLHKEILGKKAIKEIGALHEVLVENHRDNEGQIWSEGRSSNNKLIKILGRKCEIGSIVQVKVTQSEGGALMGEFIKELSLQEALHLNSATMLNAHNFKAYIKAPITSTQSHTLYEDSNLTQKSAKEEGSNAN from the coding sequence ATGAAGCTTTTTATCCAAACTCTAGGCTGTGCGATGAATGAGCGCGATAGTGCACATATGATTGCGGAGCTAGAACAAAAGCTGGATTACACACTCACACAAGATTCTAAAGAAGCGGATTTAATCCTCATCAATACCTGCTCGGTGCGCGAAAAGCCGGAAAAAAAGCTATTTTCGGAGATTGGCGCGTTTGCAAAGACAAAAAAGAAAGGTGCAAAAATCGGTATATGTGGCTGCACGGCGAGTCATTTGGGAGAGGAGATTATTAAAAAAGCACCGAGTGTGGATTTTGTGCTTGGGGCGCGTAATGTGTCTAAAATTACGCAGGTGCTTGATACGCCAAAAGCTGTTGAGGTGGATATTGATTACGATGATTCAGCCTATGTCTTTGCCTCGCCGCAAAATATGGGTATCAAAGCCCAGCTTAACATCTCTATTGGCTGTGATAAAAAGTGTAGCTATTGTATCGTGCCTTTCACGCGTGGCAAGGAGGTTTCTATACCCACGCATTTGCTTATGCAGGAGGCGCAAAAGCTCGTGCAAAATGGCACGAAAGAATTGCTCCTTTTGGGGCAGAATGTCAATCACTATGGCGTGAGATTTTCTACCCCGCACCCTAAGACAAACTTCACGCAGCTTTTGCGTAATTTGGGCGAGATTGAAGGATTATATAGAATCCGCTTTACTTCCCCGCACCCGCTGCATATGGACGATGAATTTTTAGAGGAATTTGCCTCTAATCCAAAAATCGCCAAAGGCATACATATCCCGCTACAAAGTGGCTCGAGCGAGATTCTCAAAATGATGAAACGCGGCTATGATAAGCAGTGGTATCTTAATAGGATTGCTAAGCTTAAATCCCTGCTGCCTAATGTAGGCATTGGCACGGATATTATTGTGGGATTTCCTACTGAATCCGAGCAGGATTTTGAAGATACGCTTGATGTGCTTCGTATTGTGGAGTTTGACACGTTGTATAGCTTTGTGTATTCGCCGCGTCCGAACACGAGCGCATATGAATATGATAAAAGTTTGCTTGTGCCGCAAGAAGTCGCTAAAGAGCGTTTAGCGAGATTGCAGAATCTGCATAAGGAGATTCTAGGCAAAAAGGCGATAAAAGAGATTGGCGCACTCCACGAGGTGCTTGTTGAAAATCACCGCGATAATGAGGGACAAATATGGAGCGAAGGGCGAAGTAGCAATAATAAACTCATTAAGATTCTAGGCAGGAAATGTGAGATTGGCTCTATTGTGCAAGTGAAAGTTACACAAAGTGAGGGTGGTGCGCTTATGGGAGAATTTATAAAAGAGCTATCCTTGCAAGAAGCATTGCATCTAAATAGCGCAACAATGCTTAACGCGCACAATTTTAAAGCATACATAAAAGCCCCCATAACAAGCACACAATCTCATACATTATATGAGGATTCAAATCTTACGCAAAAAAGCGCAAAAGAAGAGGGTAGCAATGCTAACTAG
- a CDS encoding HP0268 family nuclease, with product MELKLAKNAHKSKVTTKTTCEDVLKKCTQGINIFYFDKENSHKDMQKACAFFQKAGHSTHLHEVRYGIDEESYIYELHII from the coding sequence ATGGAGCTTAAACTCGCAAAAAACGCGCACAAAAGCAAGGTAACCACAAAAACTACTTGCGAAGATGTGTTAAAAAAATGCACTCAAGGGATCAATATTTTTTACTTTGATAAAGAAAATTCACACAAAGATATGCAGAAAGCCTGCGCATTCTTCCAAAAAGCTGGGCATAGCACACATCTACACGAAGTGCGCTATGGGATTGATGAGGAGAGCTATATTTATGAGCTTCATATTATCTAA
- the nusA gene encoding transcription termination factor NusA, protein MEKILDIIDLIAYEKGLEHKVVLDIVKDGLIKIAQDEINPLYDYFVEEDSKERTLKLFYRMKVCADNEVLNEEQKARMMPLSVAKKELGDVSVNDEIDCELQLDSMSRGAINKLFLNLEYNLQRSIEDQILQNFRAQLGKIVSGQVVGVDSLGNTFVEIDSIRAVLPQKNRIKGESFKVGDTIRAILKFVGINRNGLQVELSRTTPKFLEELLALEVPEVKDNEVMIHKSARIPGERAKVAVYSHNPRIDPIGCCVGVKGVRINAVSKELANENIDCVEYHNSLEIFVAKALTPAQILSVKIQEPQKDDKNIESTQDSKENQNNEKAPETKRKKAIAQIKTDQKSKAIGKNGVNIRLASMLCECDIELQEITESKPTESEKVGIDALSSLFKS, encoded by the coding sequence TTGGAAAAGATTTTGGATATTATTGATTTAATTGCCTACGAAAAGGGCTTAGAACATAAGGTCGTGCTCGATATCGTAAAGGACGGACTAATAAAAATCGCACAAGATGAGATTAACCCCCTGTATGATTATTTTGTCGAGGAGGATAGCAAAGAGCGCACTTTAAAGCTTTTCTATCGTATGAAAGTATGTGCCGATAATGAAGTACTCAATGAGGAACAAAAGGCGCGTATGATGCCGCTCTCGGTGGCGAAAAAAGAATTAGGCGATGTGAGCGTGAATGATGAAATAGACTGCGAACTACAGCTTGATTCTATGAGTCGTGGGGCGATTAATAAGCTTTTTTTGAATCTTGAATACAATTTGCAACGTTCCATTGAAGACCAAATCTTACAAAATTTTCGCGCCCAGCTTGGCAAAATCGTGAGCGGACAAGTCGTAGGCGTAGATAGCCTAGGCAATACCTTTGTAGAGATTGATTCTATTCGCGCAGTTTTGCCGCAAAAAAACCGCATAAAAGGCGAGAGTTTCAAGGTGGGCGATACGATTCGCGCGATTTTGAAATTTGTAGGTATTAATCGTAATGGACTGCAAGTGGAGCTTTCCCGCACTACGCCTAAATTTTTGGAAGAGCTTTTAGCATTAGAAGTGCCAGAGGTGAAGGATAATGAGGTAATGATACACAAGAGTGCTAGAATCCCGGGTGAGCGCGCAAAGGTAGCAGTGTATTCGCATAATCCTAGGATTGATCCTATTGGCTGTTGCGTGGGCGTGAAAGGCGTACGCATTAATGCAGTGAGCAAAGAACTTGCAAACGAAAATATTGACTGCGTGGAATATCACAACAGCTTAGAAATATTTGTCGCCAAAGCCCTCACTCCAGCACAGATTCTAAGCGTAAAGATACAGGAACCACAAAAAGATGATAAAAATATAGAATCCACGCAAGATTCTAAAGAAAATCAAAACAACGAAAAAGCACCCGAAACAAAGCGCAAAAAAGCGATTGCACAGATTAAAACCGACCAAAAGAGCAAGGCTATTGGCAAAAATGGCGTGAATATTCGCCTAGCGAGTATGCTGTGCGAATGCGATATTGAGCTGCAAGAAATTACAGAATCTAAACCGACAGAGAGTGAAAAAGTAGGTATTGACGCGCTAAGCTCATTGTTTAAATCTTAG
- a CDS encoding ankyrin repeat domain-containing protein, translating to MKKWLILLCMISIFVGCGNEENEIKQNLQEKNQEVQQENVSQTKESQNQSKETFINEERSLRSQSPQKWLEKYDVNAKDSNGETLLMFFAAYGSDDEVKYLLAQGADVNATDKQGQSALFYALFCGAEGCIFDKVKTLVEAGANVNAKNVKGDSVLRVALGSSEEIEEYLKSKGALDSKSFDESINNLSEQEISRIANPRLVEVVRTYNGKVGIKCIAELLQSDNIDEVLKEEQEVSKDIYAYEGQSALLLAAKFGYDELVAILLELGANSNVIGYYTTPLLEAATNNYYHISKLLLEHGADVNLRAQDNGTTPIIALVEGESKGLLSIKDEKERTKEEDKARIPLLELLIKSGGDVNAQDFVREGDNINALSSALELERENLAVLLIQSGADIKDERYPPLNDAVKYGLVNAVEALLKAGANPMQKDLFYQTSALDIIGENKLERMSSEYARTLFHSLEPEKQSRIKELINQAIETINP from the coding sequence ATGAAAAAATGGCTTATATTGCTATGTATGATAAGTATATTTGTAGGGTGTGGTAATGAAGAAAATGAGATAAAGCAAAACCTGCAAGAGAAAAATCAAGAAGTGCAACAAGAAAATGTGAGCCAAACCAAAGAATCACAAAATCAATCCAAAGAAACTTTTATCAATGAAGAAAGAAGTTTGCGCTCACAAAGTCCTCAAAAGTGGTTAGAAAAATATGATGTTAATGCTAAAGATTCTAATGGAGAGACTTTGCTTATGTTTTTTGCAGCCTATGGGAGTGATGATGAGGTGAAATATCTTCTTGCACAAGGTGCAGATGTGAATGCTACAGATAAGCAAGGACAGAGTGCATTATTTTACGCGCTTTTTTGTGGAGCAGAGGGTTGTATATTTGATAAGGTTAAAACTCTTGTAGAAGCTGGGGCTAATGTAAATGCGAAAAATGTAAAAGGCGATAGTGTGTTGCGCGTGGCACTTGGTTCAAGTGAGGAGATAGAGGAATACTTAAAAAGCAAGGGCGCACTAGATTCTAAAAGCTTTGATGAGAGTATAAATAATTTGAGTGAGCAGGAGATAAGCCGTATTGCTAATCCTCGTTTGGTAGAGGTAGTGCGCACATATAATGGCAAAGTGGGTATAAAGTGTATAGCAGAGCTTTTGCAGAGTGATAACATTGATGAAGTTTTAAAAGAGGAACAAGAAGTTTCTAAAGATATATATGCGTATGAAGGACAGAGTGCATTGCTTCTTGCTGCAAAATTTGGCTATGATGAGTTAGTAGCTATACTATTAGAGCTTGGAGCAAATTCAAATGTTATAGGATATTATACAACGCCACTCCTTGAGGCGGCTACAAACAATTATTATCATATCTCAAAATTGTTGCTTGAACACGGAGCAGATGTAAATTTACGCGCACAAGATAATGGAACTACACCGATTATTGCACTTGTAGAGGGTGAAAGCAAAGGACTTTTATCTATTAAAGATGAAAAAGAGCGCACAAAAGAGGAAGATAAAGCCCGCATACCGCTTTTAGAATTGCTTATAAAATCTGGGGGTGATGTCAATGCACAAGATTTTGTACGTGAGGGGGATAACATAAATGCACTCTCTTCAGCATTAGAGTTAGAGAGGGAGAATCTCGCAGTGCTTTTAATACAATCAGGCGCAGATATCAAAGATGAAAGGTATCCACCTCTAAATGACGCGGTCAAATATGGGCTAGTCAATGCAGTAGAGGCATTACTCAAAGCAGGTGCAAATCCTATGCAAAAAGATTTATTTTATCAAACAAGTGCATTAGATATTATTGGTGAGAATAAGCTTGAACGAATGAGTAGTGAATATGCAAGAACACTTTTTCATTCTTTGGAGCCAGAGAAGCAATCGCGTATCAAAGAGCTTATCAATCAAGCGATAGAGACTATAAATCCCTAA
- a CDS encoding MFS transporter, which yields MKTTNTASKTILVLALSSFCMGVTEFIIAGVLQDVKAYFGVDSNQAGLLTTLYAVGVVVGAPLLSIPLSGFNRKLQLLLNLGVFALANFVIYVSDNFILSVIARFVAGTQHGVFFVIATLTAIQVSSKEKESRNLALMVSGLTIALVSGVPLGTFIGQIFGFKSIFLLICLCTLIAFISAIAFMPSHLQGCKTHINALFKAFLHIPLLKAYAITICTCGGAFVLYTYVTDLLTQKSHFNEASIVYILLLYGIFAILGNLFGGRLADNKGSRRALQIVLFLQIIFYALVSVSAHSQVFVVINLAIMGFLSFASIPALKVNAMNMARKYTPDSMDSSVSVNEAAFNVGIALANQIGGLVVVAPFLGVGFNPLFASLFALPAFILALKK from the coding sequence ATGAAAACAACTAATACAGCAAGTAAAACAATTTTAGTTTTAGCTCTTAGCTCTTTTTGTATGGGCGTTACAGAGTTTATTATCGCAGGTGTTTTACAAGATGTAAAGGCATATTTTGGCGTAGATTCTAATCAGGCGGGATTGCTGACGACTTTGTATGCGGTAGGCGTAGTTGTTGGTGCGCCGCTTTTAAGTATTCCTTTAAGCGGATTTAATCGTAAATTGCAACTTTTACTCAATCTTGGCGTGTTTGCTTTGGCAAATTTTGTGATTTATGTGAGCGATAATTTTATACTCAGTGTGATTGCACGATTTGTTGCAGGCACACAACACGGAGTGTTTTTTGTTATTGCTACACTTACGGCTATTCAAGTTTCTTCTAAGGAAAAAGAATCTCGTAATCTTGCATTAATGGTATCAGGCTTGACGATTGCACTTGTAAGTGGCGTTCCTTTGGGGACATTTATTGGGCAGATTTTTGGCTTTAAATCTATTTTCTTGCTTATTTGCCTTTGCACACTTATTGCTTTTATCAGCGCAATTGCTTTTATGCCAAGCCATTTGCAAGGCTGCAAAACGCATATAAACGCACTTTTTAAGGCTTTTTTACATATTCCATTACTTAAAGCCTATGCAATTACGATATGCACTTGTGGTGGGGCATTTGTACTTTATACTTATGTAACAGATTTACTCACACAAAAAAGCCATTTTAATGAGGCGAGCATTGTATATATTTTGTTACTTTATGGCATATTTGCAATTTTAGGGAATCTTTTTGGCGGTAGGCTTGCAGACAATAAAGGCTCAAGACGCGCTTTACAAATCGTGCTCTTTTTACAAATTATTTTTTACGCTCTTGTGAGTGTGAGCGCCCATTCACAAGTGTTTGTTGTGATTAATTTAGCGATTATGGGTTTTTTATCTTTTGCCTCAATCCCAGCGCTCAAAGTCAATGCGATGAATATGGCGCGCAAATACACACCTGATTCTATGGATAGCTCGGTGAGTGTGAATGAAGCAGCCTTTAATGTAGGTATCGCATTGGCAAATCAAATTGGTGGCTTAGTCGTTGTTGCACCATTTTTAGGCGTGGGGTTTAATCCTCTTTTTGCTTCGCTTTTTGCACTTCCTGCATTTATTTTAGCGCTAAAGAAATAG
- a CDS encoding DUF2716 domain-containing protein — translation MIKSILSKRAQLQQERFYKNRLIVPNENYEVLGEEETDFMYGRIGFCVMPHWNILKIVRKLPHIIYIADFDKVNHKAFQEKMPQIFAKVLDKYALTNLKSYAQKEEQKAADEVIVLDWQHSCYAYYPKKPSGECFPYYDEAEEYYVGNPYYEANEDVNYYFPTFYPDGDHYAFFKYDTRSKQAAFGMVGIFDFESKGKKTTITIFGEHFIKQMRHYDEKLFGFEIVEMVGIIHTKL, via the coding sequence AAGAGTATATTGAGCAAAAGGGCGCAACTTCAGCAAGAGAGATTTTATAAAAATAGGCTTATTGTGCCAAATGAGAATTATGAAGTGTTAGGGGAAGAGGAAACAGATTTTATGTATGGAAGAATTGGATTTTGTGTGATGCCACATTGGAACATTTTAAAGATTGTGCGTAAATTGCCCCATATTATTTATATTGCGGATTTTGATAAAGTCAATCATAAAGCCTTTCAAGAAAAAATGCCACAAATTTTTGCGAAAGTTTTAGATAAATATGCTCTTACAAATTTAAAATCCTATGCTCAAAAAGAGGAGCAAAAAGCAGCAGATGAGGTTATTGTGCTTGATTGGCAACACTCTTGCTATGCTTATTATCCTAAAAAGCCTAGCGGAGAGTGTTTTCCATATTATGATGAGGCAGAAGAGTATTATGTAGGTAACCCATACTATGAGGCAAATGAAGATGTGAATTATTACTTTCCTACATTCTATCCAGATGGCGACCACTATGCTTTTTTCAAATATGATACAAGGAGTAAGCAAGCTGCCTTTGGTATGGTGGGCATATTTGATTTTGAAAGTAAGGGTAAAAAGACTACAATTACAATTTTTGGAGAACATTTTATAAAACAAATGCGTCATTATGATGAAAAACTCTTTGGCTTTGAAATTGTAGAAATGGTAGGTATCATTCACACAAAACTATAA